A window of Lepidochelys kempii isolate rLepKem1 chromosome 1, rLepKem1.hap2, whole genome shotgun sequence contains these coding sequences:
- the TRAT1 gene encoding T-cell receptor-associated transmembrane adapter 1, which translates to MEFACHFSIWGLLAFMTMALIVSLVINISYCIANKQKGYTYRDYQEYSPSDDDYTEECPVYGNLNQEILDECCYEQMKAQPRRRANEVKVEVETQVCYASLDHSIKEKNRKPRKKKAPPLEVNEEEMPSKNSTLASQTSIYLNSDQLAAETKPTEEAIHDDPIRLFGLIHAT; encoded by the exons ATGGAGTTTGCATGCCACTTTTCAATCTGGGGACTTCTAGCCTTTATGACTATGGCTCTGATTGTTTCGCTGGTCATAAATATTTCATACTGCATAGCAAACAAGCAAAAAG gtTACACGTACAGAGACTATCAAGAATATAGTCCAAG CGATGATGATTATACTGAAGAATGCCCAGTTTATGGCAACCTCAATCAGGAGATTTTAG ATGAATGTTGCTATGAACAAATGAAGGCCCAGCCTCGGAGACGCGCTAATGAAGTAAAG GTGGAGGTTGAAACTCAGGTGTGCTATGCCTCCCTCGATCACAGCATCAAGGAAAAAAACAGGAAGCCTAGGAAAAAGAAAGCTCCTCCATTAGAAGTGAATGAAGAAGAGATGCCATCTAAAAACAGCACCCTGGCTTCCCAAACTAGCATTTATCTCAACAGTGACCAGCTGGCAGCTGAAACTAAACCAACAGAGGAAGCCATTCATGACGACCCTATCAGGCTGTTTGGCTTGATTCATGCAACATAG